The following coding sequences lie in one Chionomys nivalis chromosome 8, mChiNiv1.1, whole genome shotgun sequence genomic window:
- the LOC130880590 gene encoding olfactory receptor 51D1 — MQTLQPLVPLTITSNGSLAHPAHFLLVGIPGLGPNVHFWLAFPLCFMYAVATLGNLAIILIIRVERRLHEPMYLFLAMLSTIDLVLSSVTMPKMASLFLTGIQEIKFNICLTQMFLIHALSAMESAVLLAMAFDRFVAICYPLHHASVLTGHMVAKIGLASLTRGFVFFFPLPFLLKRLSYCRTHTVTHSFCLHQDIMKLSCTDTKVNVVYGLFIILSVMGVDSLFIGFSYILILRAVLELSTRGAALKAFNTCISHLCAVLVFYVPLIGLSVVHRLGGSTSLVHVVMANIYLLLPPVVNPIVYGAKTKEIRSRITRMFSQDGR; from the coding sequence ATGCAGACACTACAGCCCTTGGTCCCTCTCACCATCACTTCAAATGGAAGTTTGGCCCATCCAGCCCATTTTCTACTGGTAGGCATCCCTGGCCTGGGACCTAATGTCCACTTTTGGCTGGCTTTCCCCTTATGCTTCATGTATGCAGTGGCCACACTGGGCAACCTGGCCATCATCCTCATCATTCGTGTGGAGAGACGCTTGCATGAACCCATGTACCTCTTCCTGGCCATGCTTTCTACCATTGACCTGGTCCTTTCCTCTGTCACCATGCCCAAAATGGCCAGCTTGTTTCTGACAGGCATTCAGGAGATCAAGTTCAACATTTGCTTGACCCAAATGTTCCTTATTCATGCTCTATCAGCCATGGAGTCCGCTGTCCTGCTGGCCATGGCTTTTGACCGCTTTGTGGCCATCTGCTACCCATTACACCATGCTTCTGTGCTCACAGGGCATATGGTGGCCAAGATTGGGCTAGCTTCCCTGACCAGAGGATTTGTATTCTTCTTCCCACTGCCCTTCCTTTTGAAGCGGTTGTCATACTGCCGAACACATACGGTCACACACTCCTTCTGTCTTCATCAAGATATTATGAAGCTATCCTGTACCGACACCAAAGTCAATGTAGTTTATGGACTCTTTATCATCCTCTCAGTTATGGGTGTGGACTCCCTCTTCATTGGCTTCTCCTATATCCTCATCCTGAGGGCTGTGTTGGAGTTGTCAACTCGAGGGGCAGCACTCAAGGCTTTCAATACCTGtatctctcatctctgtgctgTCCTGGTCTTCTATGTGCCCCTCATTGGGCTATCAGTGGTACACAGGCTGGGTGGTTCCACATCCCTGGTCCATGTGGTTATGGCTAATATCTATCTCCTGCTACCACCTGTGGTCAACCCCATTGTCTATGGAGCAAAGACCAAGGAGATCCGTTCAAGAATTACCCGTATGTTCTCACAAGATGGCAGGTGA
- the LOC130880355 gene encoding olfactory receptor 51E1 yields the protein MVAINSSEPSATYFILIGLPGLEEAQFWLAFPLCSLYLIAVLGNLTIIYIVRTEHSLHEPMYVFLCMLSGLDILISTSSMPKMMAIFWFNSTTIQFDACLVQMFAIHSLSGMESTVLLAMAFDRYVAICHPLRHATVLTLPRVAKIGMAAVVRGAALMAPLPVFIKRLPFCRSNILSHSYCLHQDVMKLACADIRVNVIYGLIVIISAIGLDSLLISFSYLLILKTVLGLTREAQAKAFGTCVSHVCAVFIFYVPFIGLSMVHRFSKRRDSLLPVIMANVYLLIPPVLNPIVYGVKTKEIRQRILRLFLTTTHTTDH from the coding sequence ATGGTGGCCATCAACAGCAGTGAACCCAGTGCCACGTATTTCATCTTAATAGGACTCCCAGGATTAGAAGAGGCTCAGTTCTGGTTGGCTTTCCCACTGTGCTCCCTCTACCTTATTGCTGTGCTAGGTAACTTGACAATCATCTACATTGTGAGGACAGAACACAGCCTCCATGAGCCCATGTACGTCTTTCTCTGCATGCTTTCAGGCCTAGACATCCTCATTTCCACCTCATCTATGCCAAAAATGATGGCCATTTTCTGGTTTAATTCCACTACCATCCAGTTTGATGCTTGTCTGGTACAGATGTTTGCCATCCATTCCTTGTCTGGCATGGAGTCCACGGTGCTGCTGGCCATGGCCTTtgatcgctatgtggccatctgccacCCTCTACGTCATGCCACTGTGCTCACATTGCCTCGTGTTGCCAAGATTGGCATGGCTGCTGTGGTCAGGGGTGCTGCATTAATGGCACCCTTACCTGTCTTCATCAAAAGATTGCCTTTCTGCCGTTCCAATATCCTTTCTCATTCCTACTGCCTACACCAAGATGTCATGAAGTTGGCCTGTGCTGACATCCGTGTCAATGTCATCTATGGCCTCATTGTTATTATCTCTGCCATTGGCTTGGACTCGCTTCTCATCTCCTTCTCGTACTTGCTCATCCTAAAGACTGTGCTGGGCTTGACACGTGAAGCCCAGGCAAAAGCGTTCGGCACTTGTGTCTCTCATGTGTGCGCTGTTTTCATATTCTATGTGCCTTTCATTGGACTGTCAATGGTGCACCGTTTTAGCAAAAGGCGtgattctctccttcctgtcATTATGGCTAATGTCTATCTGCTCATTCCTCCTGTGCTCAACCCCATCGTCTATGGAGTGAAGACAAAGGAGATCCGGCAGCGCATCCTGCGTCTTTTCCTCACAACCACACACACTACAGATCACTAG